One Micromonospora sp. FIMYZ51 genomic window carries:
- a CDS encoding DJ-1/PfpI family protein: MDGTRVIVVVGYPEAELLEITGLATTFTYANRGRDTPRYEIRVVSPGGRPISGRSGLTLAAQAALERLHGPFDTLIVAGGEGHLAAAGDVRLVGHVRRLARQTRRVASVCTGASVLAAAGLLDGRQATTHWMFADQLAASYPAVRVDPAPIYIRDGAVSTSAGVTSALDLALAFVAEDHGGELARRVAQGLVTYLHRPGNQAQMSMFLAAPVPDDTLVRDLVKTINEAPAADLSLAALAARAAVSERHLTRLFVAQLGQTPARYVRTVRLEAAAQLLASSRLPLARVAARCGFTSAEALRQAFVDRYGIAPSRYRAGYQAPKASVDQHAPHGSVDRGE, translated from the coding sequence ATGGACGGGACCCGGGTCATCGTCGTCGTCGGCTATCCCGAGGCCGAGCTGCTGGAAATCACCGGTCTGGCCACCACCTTCACCTACGCCAACCGGGGCCGGGACACCCCGCGCTACGAGATCCGGGTGGTCTCGCCCGGCGGCCGGCCGATCAGCGGCCGGTCCGGACTGACGCTGGCCGCACAGGCGGCGCTCGAACGACTGCACGGACCGTTCGACACCCTGATCGTCGCCGGCGGCGAGGGACACCTGGCTGCGGCCGGGGACGTCCGCCTCGTCGGACACGTACGCCGGCTGGCCCGCCAGACGCGGCGGGTGGCCTCGGTCTGCACCGGTGCCTCCGTGCTGGCCGCCGCCGGCCTGCTCGACGGCCGCCAGGCCACCACCCACTGGATGTTCGCCGACCAGCTCGCGGCCAGTTATCCCGCCGTACGGGTCGACCCGGCACCGATCTACATCCGCGACGGCGCGGTCAGCACCTCCGCCGGGGTCACCAGCGCCCTCGACCTCGCCCTGGCCTTCGTGGCCGAGGACCACGGTGGCGAGCTGGCCCGGCGGGTGGCGCAGGGGCTGGTGACGTACCTGCACCGGCCGGGCAACCAGGCGCAGATGAGCATGTTCCTCGCCGCACCGGTGCCGGACGACACCCTGGTCCGGGACCTGGTCAAGACCATCAACGAGGCACCGGCCGCCGACCTCAGCCTGGCCGCCCTGGCCGCTCGGGCGGCGGTGAGCGAACGTCACCTGACCCGGCTCTTCGTCGCCCAACTCGGCCAGACGCCGGCCCGGTACGTCCGCACGGTCCGGCTGGAGGCGGCGGCCCAACTGCTCGCGTCGAGCCGGTTGCCGCTGGCCCGGGTCGCCGCCCGCTGCGGTTTCACCTCGGCGGAGGCGTTGCGGCAGGCGTTCGTCGACCGGTACGGCATTGCGCCGTCGCGCTACCGGGCCGGCTACCAGGCGCCCAAGGCTTCCGTTGACCAGCATGCGCCACATGGTTCAGTTGACCGCGGCGAGTAG
- a CDS encoding RICIN domain-containing protein produces the protein MKLPRPSRPGAVRRLVARLTVGALAVTTVGIVAAPARAADESISVNFSVTSGTPTYRAAGWIYGMTENAAGPPDHFYRDVKFRYMRAGGAQLPGSGWVGGNYERRWNSTLAQARRTAALGGEFILLPHDLWGADGAAISRFPGDNGNWTDYDNFLNRVINDVRAAGLTVQWDIWNEPNITLFWNRPIAQYLELWRRTYQRLRAEFPNQLIVGPSCACVPSTNHTFWNQYLDFVRSTNTVPDIVSWHSLPGDPVANVAAANATLDPRGIPHPRPYQINEYAAPDEQNPGDGAWYISRLERARADGLRANWASAGNLHNDLGNLLVRNSAGQHQPKGEWWVYRFYAAQAGQIVSVTPSPSYDAFATRTSGTAKVLIGAGRTTGNLTVNLQRLDTTSGIVQNNQVRVLVQRIPHNNGGAVQGPITVSNSVLTVSGNNATVTLPYSNQTDTYTLTLLPPADGGFQSVAVAQHSQQCLDNTDLATGDGNVQQQFHCEGGDQQLWNFRPVAGVANTFTVVNQQSGKCLDVSGVSTADGAAVHQWSCHSGLNQQFTLRKVTYPGNDSHDYQLVARHSNKCVDVSTISTAPRAPVHQWTCNPAGQGSPLNQTWRLWGR, from the coding sequence GTGAAGCTGCCCCGCCCGAGCAGACCAGGAGCCGTTCGCCGCCTCGTCGCCCGACTCACGGTCGGCGCCCTGGCGGTGACCACGGTCGGCATTGTCGCCGCACCGGCCCGCGCCGCCGACGAGTCGATAAGTGTGAACTTCTCGGTGACCAGTGGCACGCCTACGTACCGGGCGGCCGGCTGGATCTACGGCATGACCGAGAACGCCGCCGGGCCGCCTGACCACTTCTACCGCGACGTCAAGTTCCGGTACATGCGCGCCGGTGGCGCGCAGTTGCCCGGCAGCGGTTGGGTCGGCGGAAACTACGAACGCCGATGGAACTCCACGCTGGCCCAGGCGCGACGCACCGCCGCGCTCGGTGGCGAGTTCATCCTGCTGCCGCACGACCTGTGGGGCGCCGACGGTGCCGCGATCTCCCGCTTTCCCGGCGACAACGGCAACTGGACCGACTACGACAACTTCCTCAACCGGGTGATCAACGACGTCCGCGCGGCCGGGCTGACCGTGCAGTGGGACATCTGGAACGAACCAAACATCACCCTGTTCTGGAACCGCCCGATCGCCCAGTACCTCGAGCTGTGGCGGCGCACCTACCAGCGCCTCCGGGCCGAGTTCCCCAACCAGCTGATCGTCGGGCCGAGCTGCGCCTGCGTGCCGTCGACAAACCACACCTTCTGGAACCAGTACCTGGACTTCGTCCGTTCCACAAACACCGTGCCGGACATCGTCAGCTGGCACTCGCTGCCCGGCGACCCGGTGGCCAACGTCGCCGCCGCCAACGCCACCCTCGACCCGCGCGGCATCCCGCACCCCCGCCCGTACCAGATCAACGAGTACGCCGCGCCCGACGAGCAGAATCCCGGCGACGGCGCGTGGTACATCTCGCGGCTGGAACGCGCCCGTGCCGACGGGCTACGGGCCAACTGGGCCAGCGCCGGGAACCTGCACAACGACCTCGGCAACCTACTGGTACGCAACTCGGCCGGGCAGCACCAGCCCAAGGGCGAATGGTGGGTCTACCGCTTCTACGCCGCGCAGGCCGGGCAGATCGTCTCGGTCACGCCGAGCCCGTCGTACGACGCGTTCGCCACCCGGACGTCCGGCACGGCGAAGGTCCTGATCGGCGCGGGCCGGACCACCGGCAACCTCACCGTCAACCTGCAACGGCTGGACACCACCAGCGGCATCGTGCAGAACAACCAGGTACGCGTGCTCGTGCAGCGGATCCCCCACAACAACGGCGGCGCGGTCCAGGGCCCGATCACCGTGTCGAACAGCGTGCTCACCGTCAGCGGCAACAACGCCACGGTCACGCTGCCCTACAGCAACCAGACTGACACGTACACCCTGACCCTGCTGCCGCCCGCCGACGGCGGCTTCCAGTCGGTGGCGGTGGCCCAGCACTCCCAGCAGTGCCTGGACAACACCGACCTCGCCACCGGGGACGGCAACGTCCAGCAGCAGTTCCACTGTGAGGGCGGCGACCAGCAGCTGTGGAACTTCCGGCCGGTGGCCGGTGTGGCGAACACCTTCACCGTGGTGAACCAGCAGAGCGGCAAGTGCCTGGACGTCAGCGGCGTCTCCACCGCCGACGGTGCCGCCGTGCACCAGTGGAGCTGCCACAGCGGCCTCAACCAGCAGTTCACCCTGCGCAAGGTGACCTACCCCGGCAACGACTCGCACGACTACCAGCTCGTCGCCCGACACAGCAACAAGTGCGTGGACGTCAGCACCATCTCCACCGCGCCACGCGCGCCGGTCCACCAGTGGACGTGCAATCCGGCGGGCCAGGGCAGCCCGCTCAACCAGACCTGGCGGCTGTGGGGCCGGTGA
- a CDS encoding RNA polymerase subunit sigma-70: MGLDRIATNRAFTLIERRGRRELPVDLSPDAAPATEVAWLEPYPQGLLGGADRLGPEGRVIARESVELAFVAALQHLSARHRAVLLLREVLGYPAREVADLLVSTVAAVNSALQRARAVLADRLPPQTQHQTLRTLGDAAQRDLARRYAAAWEAGDVEAVVAMLTEDARYSMPPQRIWYQGRPAIRGFLAEVLRSYRWRFLPTWANGQLAFGTYLWDDAQESFLPAGLDLVALRGGRVAEVVSFLDASFPSFGLPARLAEEASAGVAEDEFAGGRYRVA; encoded by the coding sequence GTGGGTCTGGACCGGATCGCGACGAACCGGGCGTTCACCCTGATCGAGCGACGCGGGCGGCGGGAGCTTCCCGTCGACCTGAGCCCGGACGCGGCACCGGCGACCGAGGTGGCGTGGCTTGAGCCGTACCCGCAGGGGTTGCTGGGTGGGGCGGACCGCCTGGGCCCGGAGGGTCGGGTGATCGCCCGGGAGAGCGTGGAGTTGGCGTTCGTCGCCGCGCTTCAGCACCTGTCGGCCCGGCACCGCGCGGTCCTGCTGCTGCGCGAGGTGCTCGGCTATCCGGCCCGCGAGGTCGCCGACCTGCTGGTCAGCACGGTCGCGGCGGTCAACAGCGCGCTGCAACGGGCCCGCGCGGTGCTCGCGGACCGGCTGCCGCCGCAGACCCAGCACCAGACGCTGCGTACGCTCGGCGACGCGGCCCAGCGCGACCTGGCCCGGCGGTACGCGGCGGCCTGGGAAGCCGGTGACGTCGAGGCGGTGGTGGCGATGTTGACCGAGGACGCGCGGTACTCGATGCCGCCGCAGCGGATCTGGTACCAGGGCCGTCCCGCGATCCGCGGTTTCCTCGCCGAGGTTTTGCGCTCCTACCGCTGGCGGTTCCTGCCGACGTGGGCGAACGGGCAGCTCGCGTTCGGTACGTACCTCTGGGACGACGCCCAGGAAAGCTTCCTGCCGGCGGGTCTGGACCTGGTGGCGTTGCGCGGCGGCCGGGTCGCCGAGGTGGTCTCGTTCCTCGACGCCTCGTTCCCCTCGTTCGGCCTGCCCGCCCGCCTCGCCGAGGAGGCGTCCGCCGGGGTCGCGGAGGACGAGTTCGCCGGGGGGCGATATCGAGTCGCTTGA
- a CDS encoding alpha/beta hydrolase-fold protein: MSSRLTRDAYQDPLVEDEVAYAVLTPDEWSGEEPLPLILVLHGANSSREFLAMLQPTVDQMWADGSLPESVLACASTPTVGGFYIDRPGNAWERLVAEGFPQALAKRYAVDLSRVSLLGASMGGYGALKIAFAEPARWLSVAAVAPALLPALTPTQLRPRNTLDVLAQLANEMNSEGAGFPANSVPHRLRDNAEAIRDSGLAILLRCGDRDVFALHDGTEQLHRALWDLDVGHEYHLVQGGDHLGPEALAALHAALAFTATAQRAAVGQDRNAVDRQCESAWRDWAAGGRQGAPPELDPSAPSASVALRTMLEPQLTEAARRDPTTSRRYGILPDS, from the coding sequence ATGAGTAGCCGTCTGACCCGTGATGCGTACCAGGATCCGCTGGTGGAGGACGAGGTCGCGTACGCCGTCCTCACGCCCGACGAATGGTCGGGGGAGGAGCCGCTGCCGCTCATCCTGGTGCTGCACGGGGCGAACTCCTCCCGGGAGTTCCTGGCGATGCTGCAACCGACGGTCGACCAGATGTGGGCCGACGGGTCGCTGCCCGAGTCGGTGCTTGCGTGCGCCTCCACGCCGACGGTCGGCGGCTTCTACATCGACCGGCCCGGCAACGCCTGGGAGCGCCTGGTCGCCGAGGGTTTCCCGCAGGCCCTGGCGAAGCGGTACGCCGTCGACCTGAGCCGCGTCTCGCTGCTGGGCGCCTCGATGGGTGGCTACGGCGCTCTCAAGATCGCCTTTGCGGAGCCGGCCCGTTGGCTCTCCGTCGCGGCCGTGGCGCCGGCCCTGCTCCCCGCGCTGACCCCCACCCAACTGCGTCCCCGAAACACCCTCGACGTGCTTGCCCAGTTGGCCAACGAGATGAACAGCGAGGGCGCCGGATTCCCGGCCAACAGCGTCCCGCACCGGCTGCGGGACAATGCCGAGGCGATCCGGGACAGCGGGTTGGCGATCCTCCTTCGCTGTGGCGACCGGGACGTGTTCGCCCTGCACGACGGCACCGAGCAGCTCCATCGGGCCCTGTGGGACCTCGACGTCGGTCACGAGTACCACCTTGTGCAGGGCGGCGACCATCTGGGCCCCGAGGCGCTCGCCGCGCTGCATGCCGCGCTGGCGTTCACCGCCACCGCCCAGCGCGCCGCTGTCGGGCAGGACCGCAACGCGGTCGACCGGCAGTGCGAGTCGGCCTGGCGGGACTGGGCCGCCGGTGGACGCCAGGGCGCACCGCCGGAGCTGGACCCGAGCGCACCCAGCGCCTCGGTGGCGCTGCGGACCATGCTGGAACCACAGTTGACCGAGGCGGCCCGGCGCGATCCCACCACCAGCCGCCGCTACGGCATCCTGCCCGACAGCTGA
- a CDS encoding trehalase family glycosidase, with protein sequence MTVARTGPTFSIQDIPFSHRGSWFSISPVVATHAHAPDLHLVSHQTGMHPVLRLTPTADATVTATPALLTWRHPGGLIELTYDGPEAVRLRGRGLGLRIAAARDTLTPFSGSYLYADPVTGAYVLTSYETGRRYRITPLTGDLRAVGAEALGTADRALLLPADQPWEIAVEEYRTARRPYPADRDFDQLVRAMAADFASFVDALAPWRGPQTPAAELAAYVLWSATVAPAGFLTRPAVLMSKHWMNKVWSWDHCFNALALAGADADLAWDQFQLPFDHQDPTGALPDSVAHSEVLHNYVKPPVHGWALRQLRRRLTRPLSRAQLSDAYQRLARWTGFWLDHRRVPGHQLPHYQHGNDSGWDNATTFDGARVIETPDLAALLLLQLHQLAELAAELRRPEEAAQWSRTAGGIRAELFGELWDGQRFTARGARDGQARSSSSLLDLMPIVLGAELPAEVSAALAGGLKRHLTAHGLATEPVDSPHYAADGYWRGPIWAPATILIEDGLRRAGHTGLADEISQRFRALCEKSGFAENFDAETGAGLRDRAYTWTASSYLLLAADHHHRRHHRPG encoded by the coding sequence ATGACCGTCGCCCGCACCGGCCCGACGTTCTCCATCCAGGACATCCCGTTCAGCCATCGCGGATCCTGGTTCAGCATCTCCCCGGTGGTGGCCACCCACGCTCACGCCCCCGACCTGCACCTGGTCTCCCACCAGACCGGAATGCATCCGGTGCTTCGACTCACGCCCACCGCCGACGCCACGGTGACGGCCACCCCGGCGCTGCTGACCTGGCGGCATCCGGGCGGCCTGATCGAGCTGACCTACGACGGCCCGGAGGCAGTCCGGTTGCGCGGTCGTGGCCTCGGTCTGCGGATCGCCGCCGCCCGGGACACCCTCACCCCGTTTAGCGGCAGCTATCTCTACGCCGACCCGGTCACCGGCGCGTACGTGCTCACCTCGTACGAGACCGGCCGCCGCTACCGGATCACGCCGCTGACCGGTGACCTGCGGGCGGTGGGTGCGGAGGCGCTCGGTACCGCCGACCGGGCCCTGCTCCTGCCGGCCGACCAGCCGTGGGAGATCGCCGTCGAGGAGTACCGGACCGCCCGCCGCCCCTACCCGGCCGACCGGGACTTCGACCAGCTCGTCCGGGCGATGGCGGCCGACTTCGCGAGCTTCGTCGACGCGCTGGCACCCTGGCGCGGCCCGCAGACGCCTGCCGCGGAACTGGCTGCGTACGTGCTCTGGTCGGCGACGGTCGCGCCGGCCGGGTTCCTCACCCGCCCCGCCGTGCTGATGTCCAAGCACTGGATGAACAAGGTGTGGAGCTGGGACCACTGCTTCAACGCGCTGGCCCTCGCCGGGGCCGACGCCGACCTGGCCTGGGACCAGTTCCAACTGCCCTTCGACCATCAGGACCCGACGGGTGCGCTGCCGGACTCCGTCGCCCACTCGGAGGTGCTGCACAACTACGTCAAACCGCCCGTGCACGGCTGGGCGTTGCGGCAGCTGCGGCGGCGACTGACCCGTCCGCTCTCCCGCGCCCAGCTCTCCGACGCCTACCAGCGGCTCGCGCGCTGGACCGGCTTCTGGCTCGACCACCGTCGGGTGCCCGGTCACCAGCTGCCGCACTACCAGCACGGCAACGACAGCGGCTGGGACAACGCCACCACGTTCGACGGTGCTCGGGTCATCGAGACCCCCGACCTCGCCGCGCTACTGCTGCTGCAACTGCACCAGCTCGCCGAGCTGGCCGCGGAGCTGCGGCGCCCGGAGGAGGCGGCGCAGTGGAGCCGTACCGCCGGGGGCATCCGCGCCGAACTGTTCGGCGAGCTGTGGGACGGGCAGCGGTTCACCGCCCGGGGTGCCCGCGACGGTCAGGCCCGATCGAGCAGCAGCCTGCTCGACCTCATGCCCATCGTGCTCGGCGCGGAGCTGCCCGCCGAGGTCAGTGCCGCGCTCGCCGGTGGGCTCAAGCGCCACCTCACCGCGCACGGGCTCGCCACCGAGCCGGTCGACTCGCCGCACTACGCGGCCGACGGCTACTGGCGCGGGCCGATCTGGGCACCGGCCACGATCCTGATCGAGGACGGCCTGCGCCGGGCCGGGCACACCGGACTCGCCGACGAGATCAGCCAGCGGTTCCGCGCGCTCTGCGAGAAGTCCGGCTTCGCCGAGAACTTCGACGCCGAGACGGGCGCCGGCCTGCGCGATCGCGCGTACACCTGGACCGCCAGCAGCTATCTCCTGCTCGCCGCCGACCACCACCACCGCCGCCACCATCGACCCGGTTGA
- a CDS encoding LacI family DNA-binding transcriptional regulator gives MNIGEIARRAGVSRSTVSYVLSGKRAVSEPTRQRIQAVIDELDYRPNANARALKEGRTRTLGLVIPPASQRLTDMQLGFVASVVEAAARADLDVLLSPSGGDHDRSFERIVTGRRVDGVILMEIRLEDDRVTRLRQSRLPFVTIGRTAEPAGTSWVDVDYEGLLARCVHHLADLGHRHVALVNRSAELVAAGYGPGHRALAGFAQAVTERGLTGVDLCCGDDAPAGEATMTRLLTAHPEVTAVATINEAALPGIQRALAAERLVVPRDFSVVGVAATHWAEDFRPPLTAADVPTLEMGAEAVALLLERIADPTTGLRHHLYRPPISLRASTGPAPLPPR, from the coding sequence ATGAACATCGGGGAGATCGCCCGCCGCGCGGGCGTGTCCCGCAGCACGGTGTCGTACGTGTTGAGCGGCAAGCGGGCGGTCTCGGAGCCGACCCGGCAACGGATCCAGGCCGTCATCGACGAGTTGGACTACCGCCCCAACGCCAACGCCCGGGCGTTGAAGGAGGGGCGCACCCGTACCCTCGGGCTGGTCATCCCCCCGGCCAGTCAGCGCCTGACCGACATGCAGCTCGGCTTCGTCGCCAGCGTGGTCGAGGCCGCCGCCCGCGCCGACCTGGACGTGCTGCTCTCCCCCTCCGGTGGCGACCACGACCGGTCGTTCGAACGGATCGTGACGGGCCGCCGGGTCGACGGGGTGATCCTGATGGAGATCCGGTTGGAGGACGACCGGGTCACCCGGCTGCGGCAGAGCCGGTTGCCCTTCGTCACCATCGGCCGCACCGCCGAGCCGGCGGGCACCAGCTGGGTCGACGTGGACTACGAGGGCCTCCTCGCCCGGTGCGTCCATCATCTGGCCGATCTGGGGCACCGACACGTCGCCCTGGTGAACCGCTCGGCCGAGTTGGTCGCCGCCGGCTACGGTCCCGGCCACCGCGCGCTGGCCGGCTTCGCCCAGGCGGTGACCGAGCGGGGCCTGACCGGAGTCGACCTGTGCTGTGGTGACGATGCGCCCGCCGGTGAGGCCACCATGACCCGGCTGTTGACCGCCCACCCGGAGGTCACCGCCGTCGCCACGATCAACGAGGCCGCACTGCCCGGCATCCAGCGGGCGCTGGCGGCGGAGCGCCTGGTGGTGCCGCGCGACTTCTCCGTCGTCGGGGTGGCCGCCACACACTGGGCCGAGGACTTCCGCCCGCCGCTGACGGCGGCGGACGTGCCCACCCTGGAGATGGGCGCGGAGGCGGTGGCGCTGCTGCTGGAACGGATCGCCGACCCCACCACCGGCCTGCGCCACCACCTCTACCGTCCCCCGATCTCGCTGCGCGCCAGCACCGGACCGGCCCCCCTGCCCCCGCGTTGA